Below is a genomic region from Ktedonobacterales bacterium.
TCAGGCACAATAACGCCGCCAGGGCCGTCGGCTGGTCCATTCGAGATGCCCCCACCGCCTGGCGCCAGAGTCAGCCCGCAGCGCAGAGGCCGCCGCCACTTCTTCAGAACCTTTAGCGGGGTGCTGACCTTGCTGCTGGCGCTTGCCATCATTGGCAGCGCGCTCCTCTTCGGCGCTACACGCTACTTTCAGCTTGAGTCTCTGCTGCCTAAACCGGCGAAAACAACGGTAGCCCCCCTGCCCACGGTGGCGCCCAAACCAGGCTATACGATCTATGCCAATAAGGCGCTGGGCTTCAGCCTGCAATATACGGATAGCTGGCAAAAACAATCCGACAAGGATACCAGAGACCCCGAATACCAGAGCGATCTCTTCACGGCAGGTCGTTATACCGGGCTTGAGGTTGGTTCTTCACCCCGGTACGCGAATATGAGTCCCGGCCAGATTGATGATTATATTCTGGCAAATCCCTTTCCTCTCGATGGCGAAGTCGCCAACGTCCAGGTGTTTGTGCCGGTCTCGCCAACCATCCGTATCGCTAACCAGGACTGGACCACAGAAGACGCCGACATCACGCTGACCAATGGCGTCAGCATCCGCGTGGCATGTCTCGCCATTATACACAACGGGCGCGGCTACGCCATCTTCTACTTTGCCAGTCAGGGCGTGTTTAGCACCACCTATAACCATTACTTCCAGCCAATGCTGCTCAGCTTCCGCTTCCCCTAAGAGCGCCTCACACAACCTCCGCACGAGCAGGGGCGGGGGTGTAGCGCCGTCCTTCCAGGCGGCAGGGGTGGGGCCAACCGTCGGTGGTGTGAGGCATTCTAACGGCTGGCGAGAAGCTGGCTGAACCTCTCCCAGTCTTGTTGAAATTGGGCGACAGCGGCATCGGTCAGCGGGTCGTCCAGCAGGGCGTCAAGCACCTCCGGCGTGACAGTCAGATCATGCGCGCCAGCCAGTAAAGACTCGGCGGCATCGGTGGGATTCTTGATGCTCGCCGCCAGCACGCGCGTGTGGGGCGCCTGAGCATTGAGCAGCTTTGCCATTGCCTCGATGCGCTCGCAGGCGTCCTGGCCGGAGCGGCGCAAGCGTCCAAAATAGGGGATCACGTACTGCGCGCCCGCCATCGCGCCGCAATACGCCTGGGTCACGGTGAAAACGCAGGTAAAGGAGAAGCGCGCCCCGGCGCTTCGTAAAGCGCGCGCCACCTGCATCCCAACGGAAGTCAGCGGCAGCTTCGCCACCACGCGCTCCGGCGCGACCTCAATATACTCCTCTGCCATGCGCTGCATGGCACTCACCGTCTCGCCAACTGGCTGCATAAAAATAGCGCCTGGGCAGACCTTCAGCAGCGCCTGGAGTACCTGCCTGGCGCTCATCTGCTGCCCACGCTGCGAGGCAGCCAGCAGAATGCTGGGGTTGGTCGTCGCTCCGGCAAGCGTCAGTTTACTACAAACCCGTTCTACATCGGGCAGAAACGCGCTGTCCACATACAGCCCCATACCAGTACCCTCCTCTCAGGGAAATATCCTCGCTGTGAACGTCTTCATTCAGTCGAAATAGGTGTGCTCAGC
It encodes:
- a CDS encoding transaldolase family protein: MGLYVDSAFLPDVERVCSKLTLAGATTNPSILLAASQRGQQMSARQVLQALLKVCPGAIFMQPVGETVSAMQRMAEEYIEVAPERVVAKLPLTSVGMQVARALRSAGARFSFTCVFTVTQAYCGAMAGAQYVIPYFGRLRRSGQDACERIEAMAKLLNAQAPHTRVLAASIKNPTDAAESLLAGAHDLTVTPEVLDALLDDPLTDAAVAQFQQDWERFSQLLASR